A window of the Rubeoparvulum massiliense genome harbors these coding sequences:
- the smpB gene encoding SsrA-binding protein SmpB has protein sequence MAKEGIKVVAQNKKARHDYEVVETLEAGIVLTGTEIKSIRAGKVNLKDSYARIMNGEVVLLNMHISPFEQGNRFNHEPTRTRKLLLKRKEIDKLIGLTKEKGLTLVPLRLYLRHGYAKVDLALAKGKKLYDKREDLKSKDQKREIERAFRERQKI, from the coding sequence ATGGCTAAAGAAGGTATTAAAGTCGTTGCGCAAAATAAAAAGGCACGCCATGATTATGAAGTGGTTGAAACATTAGAAGCAGGGATCGTCTTAACGGGAACGGAGATCAAATCCATCCGTGCAGGTAAGGTGAATCTAAAGGATAGCTATGCCCGGATCATGAATGGTGAGGTTGTGCTCCTGAATATGCATATTAGTCCCTTCGAGCAGGGAAACCGCTTCAATCATGAGCCCACTAGGACAAGGAAGCTACTCCTAAAGCGGAAAGAGATCGATAAGCTTATTGGTCTTACCAAAGAGAAGGGCTTGACCTTGGTACCGCTGCGCCTCTATTTACGCCACGGCTATGCTAAGGTAGATTTGGCATTAGCAAAAGGGAAGAAATTATATGATAAGCGGGAAGATCTAAAGAGCAAGGATCAGAAGCGGGAAATTGAACGAGCCTTTCGTGAGCGCCAAAAAATATAA
- a CDS encoding response regulator transcription factor, which translates to MTPVQILIVDDEPMIGDVLRSYFEQAGYKVETAETGREAMEQFQKWNPDLIILDLMLPDMKGEEICERIRQESDVPIIMLTAKTAEADRIHGLVIGADDYVVKPFSPREVVVRAQAILRRIKKLKEEECYSYQGGELFIDLPKQEVKVKGELVSLTPIEFKLLSGMAQYPGRVYRRAELLEKVQGDLYESYERSIDVHVKNLRKKIETDPKEPVYILTVFGMGYKFGGQPDV; encoded by the coding sequence ATGACACCGGTCCAAATCTTAATCGTTGACGATGAGCCCATGATTGGTGATGTCTTGCGATCCTATTTTGAGCAAGCAGGGTATAAAGTAGAAACTGCTGAGACAGGAAGGGAAGCAATGGAGCAATTCCAGAAGTGGAATCCTGATTTAATAATTCTTGATCTAATGCTCCCCGATATGAAAGGTGAGGAGATATGTGAACGGATTCGTCAGGAGTCCGATGTACCTATCATCATGCTCACTGCAAAAACTGCAGAAGCTGATCGAATCCATGGACTTGTCATCGGTGCTGATGATTATGTGGTAAAACCATTCAGTCCTAGAGAAGTCGTGGTTCGAGCCCAGGCCATTCTTCGAAGAATTAAGAAGCTCAAGGAGGAAGAATGTTACTCCTATCAAGGTGGCGAACTGTTTATCGACCTACCTAAGCAAGAAGTGAAGGTGAAGGGCGAGCTCGTCTCTTTAACTCCCATTGAATTTAAGCTATTAAGTGGAATGGCTCAATATCCAGGGCGAGTTTATCGTCGTGCGGAGCTATTGGAGAAGGTACAAGGAGATCTTTATGAGAGTTATGAGCGGAGTATTGATGTCCATGTAAAAAATCTACGGAAGAAGATCGAAACGGATCCTAAGGAGCCAGTCTATATCCTTACGGTGTTTGGAATGGGATATAAATTTGGTGGGCAGCCCGATGTTTAA
- a CDS encoding alpha/beta hydrolase, translating into MRMTSRSPAPFFYQQGKRGILLVHGFTGSTAEMGPMGEFFADQGWTVHAPLLAGHGTTPEELGATSWEDWLCSAEEGIKVLQKAGCTQLFAAGHSMGGLLVLQLAQRYPLQAIATLSTPMVVQDRFFPFVGFLKHFKTNHERRSRKPSHIEEKIIPYPYTPLESIDQLRRLLRDTRRSIKKVTTPIFIAQSGRDETVQPQSGALLYEKVGSIHKELKIYPKSSHIITLDHERKQLFQDVLQFFVAHS; encoded by the coding sequence ATGAGGATGACATCCCGTTCACCAGCGCCTTTTTTTTACCAACAAGGTAAGCGGGGGATCTTATTGGTACATGGCTTTACCGGAAGTACCGCAGAGATGGGACCAATGGGTGAGTTTTTTGCCGATCAAGGTTGGACGGTGCATGCACCACTACTGGCTGGTCATGGCACCACACCAGAAGAGCTTGGTGCCACCTCCTGGGAGGATTGGCTCTGTTCTGCAGAGGAAGGAATAAAGGTACTACAAAAGGCTGGGTGTACCCAACTGTTTGCTGCAGGACACTCCATGGGTGGACTCTTAGTCCTACAGCTTGCCCAACGTTATCCACTACAAGCTATTGCTACTTTAAGTACGCCTATGGTGGTACAAGATCGCTTTTTCCCCTTCGTCGGTTTTTTGAAGCATTTCAAGACGAATCATGAGCGGCGATCACGAAAGCCTTCACATATTGAGGAGAAGATTATACCTTATCCCTATACACCGTTAGAGAGTATTGATCAGCTTCGTCGTTTACTACGCGATACACGAAGGAGTATTAAGAAGGTGACAACACCAATTTTTATCGCACAGAGCGGTCGCGATGAGACTGTCCAACCACAAAGTGGCGCACTTCTCTATGAGAAGGTGGGATCCATTCATAAGGAGTTAAAAATCTATCCCAAATCATCACATATCATCACCCTTGATCATGAACGGAAGCAATTATTTCAGGATGTCCTACAGTTCTTTGTAGCTCATTCTTAA
- a CDS encoding sensor histidine kinase, which produces MFKSLQSRLLILFLLISLSSIIIVSVAIQWGFTDSFDDYLQQKREEQVDQLRQRLVEEYEANGRMNGELAGSLIHLQAMTDYLYYKIYDQQGRLIIDSTPLIKMMEHMMINGMMMESSAELESFDLLVEEYPVQWNDNTIAQLEVYFFKGYTQGDFYFFERFNRNILLAAVVMILLGILFSILFTRRITMGLREMEEAARSLQQHDLTVRIPTENQSEEMKQLALAINELAESLQYQESLRKQFTDDLAHELRTPLATLRSQLEAFQDGVWEPTPERLKQSHHELMRLVGLVNEMDTLLAAENPQIQLQKESFSVQALLQNIYEHFFPAFYEREVQLILKPPAPTLQVTVDRDRFMQIMINIMDNALKYTGAGGKVKLSAQQTGEMIRFQIEDTGQGIAAEDLPHLFERFYRGEKSRNRKTGGAGIGLSVVHALMKAHHGEISIKSEVGVGTVVRLDFPV; this is translated from the coding sequence ATGTTTAAAAGCCTCCAATCCCGACTTCTCATCCTCTTCCTCCTCATCTCCTTAAGCAGCATTATCATTGTGAGTGTAGCAATACAATGGGGTTTTACCGATAGCTTTGATGATTACTTGCAGCAGAAACGAGAGGAACAAGTGGATCAGCTTCGTCAGCGGTTGGTTGAAGAATATGAAGCAAATGGAAGAATGAATGGTGAACTGGCAGGTAGTCTCATCCATTTGCAAGCCATGACCGACTACCTTTATTACAAAATATATGATCAGCAAGGGAGATTGATCATTGATTCAACTCCGCTAATCAAGATGATGGAGCACATGATGATCAATGGCATGATGATGGAATCCTCCGCTGAGCTGGAGTCTTTTGATTTATTGGTAGAAGAATATCCGGTTCAGTGGAATGACAACACCATTGCACAGTTAGAGGTCTATTTTTTTAAAGGATATACGCAAGGCGACTTCTATTTTTTTGAACGGTTTAATCGCAACATCTTGCTGGCTGCTGTAGTAATGATCCTACTGGGTATTCTTTTTAGTATCCTTTTTACACGGCGAATTACCATGGGGCTACGAGAGATGGAAGAGGCAGCTCGCTCACTACAACAGCATGATCTCACTGTTCGGATCCCCACCGAGAACCAATCGGAAGAGATGAAACAATTAGCATTGGCTATCAATGAATTAGCTGAGTCCTTACAATATCAGGAGAGCTTACGAAAGCAGTTTACCGATGATCTTGCCCATGAGCTCCGAACACCACTCGCTACCCTTCGTAGCCAATTGGAAGCCTTTCAAGATGGAGTATGGGAGCCTACGCCAGAACGGTTAAAGCAGAGTCATCATGAGCTGATGCGGTTGGTTGGACTGGTGAATGAGATGGATACATTATTAGCAGCAGAGAATCCACAAATTCAACTCCAAAAGGAATCCTTTTCTGTACAAGCGCTTCTTCAAAATATCTATGAGCACTTTTTCCCTGCATTCTATGAGCGAGAAGTGCAACTCATTCTGAAGCCACCAGCTCCTACATTGCAGGTCACTGTGGATCGCGATCGGTTTATGCAAATCATGATTAATATCATGGACAACGCGCTGAAATATACAGGAGCTGGAGGAAAGGTGAAATTATCTGCTCAGCAAACTGGGGAAATGATACGTTTTCAAATTGAAGATACGGGACAGGGAATAGCAGCAGAAGATCTTCCCCACCTATTTGAACGATTCTATCGCGGTGAAAAATCAAGGAATCGAAAAACAGGGGGGGCTGGTATCGGCTTATCCGTTGTTCATGCTTTGATGAAAGCTCATCATGGAGAGATTTCCATCAAGAGTGAGGTTGGGGTCGGAACGGTGGTCAGATTGGACTTTCCCGTATAA
- the eno gene encoding phosphopyruvate hydratase, with translation MTMIVDLYAREVLDSRGNPTVEVEVILESGAVGRAIVPSGASTGAHEAVELRDGDKSRFGGKGVLQAVENVNEVIAPELVGWDALDQIAIDQYLIDLDGTPNKGKLGANAILAVSIAVARAASDALGLPLYQYLGGVNGKTLPVPMMNILNGGKHADNNVDIQEFMVMPVGAEDFPHALRMGTEVFHALNKVLKGKGLNTAVGDEGGYAPNLSSNEEALQTIMEAIRLAGYEPGKDIFLALDVASTELYHDGVYQLTGEGKSLTAEEMIQFYEELVAKYPIISIEDGLAEDDWEGWKELTNRLGKKVQLVGDDLFVTNTERLAEGIKKGVGNSILIKVNQIGTLTETLDAIEMAKRAGYTTVISHRSGETEDTTIADLAVALNAGQIKTGAPSRTDRVAKYNQLLRIHDELGAVARYGGKSSFYQLEM, from the coding sequence ATGACGATGATCGTAGATCTATATGCTCGGGAAGTGCTAGACTCACGGGGCAATCCTACCGTGGAAGTGGAGGTCATCCTTGAGTCTGGAGCAGTAGGACGTGCCATTGTTCCATCTGGTGCCTCTACAGGTGCTCATGAGGCTGTAGAATTACGTGATGGTGATAAGAGTCGCTTCGGTGGGAAGGGTGTCCTTCAAGCCGTTGAGAACGTTAATGAGGTGATTGCACCAGAGCTCGTAGGCTGGGATGCCCTCGATCAAATCGCGATTGACCAGTATTTAATAGACCTGGATGGCACACCAAACAAAGGGAAATTAGGTGCCAATGCAATCTTAGCTGTCTCCATTGCAGTAGCTCGTGCAGCTAGCGATGCATTAGGTCTACCACTCTATCAATATCTTGGCGGCGTAAATGGAAAAACATTGCCTGTTCCCATGATGAACATCTTAAATGGTGGGAAGCATGCGGATAACAATGTGGATATCCAAGAGTTTATGGTAATGCCTGTTGGTGCAGAAGACTTCCCGCATGCCTTACGGATGGGAACAGAGGTTTTCCATGCATTAAATAAGGTGTTAAAAGGAAAAGGTCTCAATACAGCTGTTGGAGATGAAGGCGGTTATGCTCCCAATTTAAGCTCTAATGAGGAAGCACTCCAAACGATTATGGAAGCCATTCGTCTTGCTGGCTATGAACCAGGTAAGGATATCTTCCTTGCCCTTGATGTTGCATCTACGGAGCTCTATCATGATGGTGTTTATCAGCTTACCGGTGAAGGCAAGAGCCTAACAGCAGAAGAAATGATCCAATTCTATGAGGAGTTAGTTGCGAAGTATCCGATTATCTCCATCGAGGATGGCCTTGCTGAAGATGATTGGGAGGGCTGGAAGGAGCTAACCAACCGTTTAGGTAAGAAAGTCCAGTTGGTTGGAGATGACCTCTTTGTAACGAATACAGAACGTTTAGCCGAAGGAATTAAAAAAGGTGTTGGAAACTCCATCTTGATCAAGGTAAACCAAATCGGTACTTTGACGGAAACACTAGATGCTATTGAAATGGCGAAGCGTGCAGGATACACCACTGTAATCTCCCATCGTTCTGGGGAAACAGAAGATACTACCATTGCTGATCTAGCTGTAGCATTAAATGCTGGTCAGATTAAAACAGGTGCACCATCTCGGACGGATCGGGTGGCTAAGTATAATCAATTACTACGCATCCATGATGAATTAGGTGCAGTTGCACGTTATGGTGGCAAGTCCTCTTTCTACCAACTAGAGATGTAA
- the rnr gene encoding ribonuclease R, whose product MTMEERLLALLQEEAYKPLTVQELEEALQLTDSEQFRELVKTLNQLEEKGEVVRTRANRYAIPQRVNLFRGHLQKHPKGFGFILLEESQLPDVYVHASDMMGAMHGDLVLVRIEKGSREGKQWEGEVVRILQRANQVIVGTYMDEESFGFVRPDDNRVDRDIFIPKGKHGGAVDGHKVVVRIVKFPEGRMSAEGEVIEILGHKNDPGIDILSIVRKYGIPEKFSDETIAEADKVPEAISPEDLISRRDLRGQAIITIDGADAKDLDDAVAVEKLANGHYRLGVHIADVSHYVREGSELDKEALARGCSVYLVDRVIPMLPHRLSNGICSLNPRQDRLTLSCEMEIDAQGKVVHYEIFPSVIRTVERMTYEDMNQILKREDETLLQRYETLLEMFFAMNELSHILRKKRMARGAIDFDLKEAKVLVNEKGEPLDVVVRERGEAERLIEEFMLAANETVAEHYHWMQVPFMYRIHEDPNEEKMLSFLAFIANLGYVIHGTANQVHPLALQSLLSEIEGQPEEAVINSLLLRSMKQARYANENLGHYGLATSFYTHFTSPIRRYPDLIVHRLIHRYVNGPLAEGKMKKLQGRLAEIADQASIRERVAVDAERETDDLKKAEFMMDKIGEEFEGVISGVTSFGLFVELPNTIEGMVHVSYMTDDFYSFHEKAYALVGERTGKIFRIGDQVRVRVIGVNKDERKIDMEIVGTQSQKREKKRQPTVITAGKVRADRSRSRQPKKVEEKAGEERSSSQGDEWYSVPSRKRKHRQKKTGTGKGKSSHRTPRKRK is encoded by the coding sequence ATGACCATGGAAGAACGTTTGCTTGCATTACTTCAGGAAGAAGCCTATAAACCTCTAACTGTTCAGGAGCTGGAAGAAGCCCTTCAATTAACAGACTCCGAGCAATTCCGTGAGCTGGTTAAGACATTGAACCAATTGGAAGAGAAAGGTGAGGTTGTACGTACAAGAGCCAATCGCTATGCCATCCCGCAGCGGGTCAATCTCTTTCGTGGTCATTTACAAAAGCATCCCAAGGGATTTGGTTTTATTCTGTTGGAAGAGTCACAGCTCCCAGATGTGTATGTACATGCGTCGGATATGATGGGTGCTATGCATGGTGACTTAGTATTAGTCCGGATTGAAAAGGGCTCACGGGAAGGCAAGCAATGGGAGGGTGAGGTGGTACGTATCCTCCAGCGAGCCAATCAGGTGATTGTGGGCACCTATATGGACGAAGAATCCTTCGGCTTTGTTCGCCCTGATGATAATCGTGTGGATCGTGACATCTTTATTCCTAAGGGGAAGCATGGCGGAGCAGTAGATGGCCACAAGGTAGTTGTAAGGATCGTGAAGTTTCCTGAGGGGCGTATGAGCGCGGAAGGAGAAGTGATCGAGATTCTCGGACATAAGAATGACCCGGGAATCGATATTCTCTCCATTGTTCGGAAATATGGAATTCCTGAAAAATTCAGCGATGAGACGATAGCAGAAGCGGACAAGGTACCTGAAGCCATCAGTCCCGAGGATCTCATCAGCCGTCGTGATTTACGTGGACAGGCGATTATTACCATTGATGGTGCGGACGCCAAGGATTTAGATGATGCTGTGGCAGTAGAGAAGCTCGCCAATGGCCATTATCGCTTAGGGGTTCATATTGCCGATGTGAGTCATTATGTACGAGAGGGTAGTGAATTAGATAAGGAAGCCTTAGCTCGTGGTTGTAGTGTTTACTTGGTGGATCGCGTGATTCCTATGCTACCTCATCGTCTATCCAATGGGATCTGCAGTTTAAATCCTCGCCAGGATCGGCTGACACTAAGCTGTGAGATGGAGATTGATGCCCAGGGGAAAGTGGTTCACTATGAGATTTTCCCTAGTGTCATTCGAACTGTGGAACGAATGACCTATGAGGATATGAACCAGATTCTGAAGCGTGAGGATGAAACACTACTCCAGCGCTACGAAACGCTATTGGAAATGTTCTTTGCCATGAATGAACTATCTCATATATTGCGTAAAAAACGGATGGCCCGCGGAGCCATAGATTTTGACTTAAAAGAGGCCAAGGTACTGGTCAATGAAAAAGGTGAGCCTCTAGACGTGGTGGTACGTGAACGTGGAGAGGCAGAACGGCTTATCGAGGAGTTTATGCTTGCTGCCAATGAGACGGTGGCTGAACACTACCATTGGATGCAAGTCCCCTTTATGTATCGGATCCATGAGGATCCCAATGAGGAGAAGATGCTTTCCTTCTTAGCATTCATCGCCAATCTAGGATATGTAATCCACGGTACAGCAAACCAGGTTCATCCCCTCGCACTTCAGAGCTTGCTGAGTGAGATAGAGGGACAGCCTGAGGAAGCAGTGATTAACAGCTTGTTACTACGGTCGATGAAGCAGGCTCGTTACGCCAATGAGAACTTAGGACACTATGGTCTCGCCACATCATTTTATACCCACTTTACATCACCGATCCGCCGTTATCCTGACTTAATCGTCCATCGGCTGATCCACCGCTATGTAAATGGTCCGCTGGCAGAAGGGAAAATGAAGAAGCTACAGGGACGATTAGCAGAAATCGCTGATCAAGCTTCCATTCGTGAGCGTGTGGCTGTCGATGCTGAGCGCGAAACGGATGATCTGAAGAAAGCGGAATTTATGATGGATAAGATCGGGGAGGAATTCGAGGGTGTAATCAGTGGGGTCACCTCCTTCGGGCTCTTTGTGGAATTGCCTAACACCATCGAAGGGATGGTACATGTGAGTTACATGACCGACGATTTCTATTCCTTCCATGAGAAGGCCTATGCCCTCGTTGGTGAACGGACGGGTAAGATCTTCCGCATTGGTGATCAGGTTCGAGTCCGTGTAATCGGTGTGAATAAGGATGAGCGGAAAATCGACATGGAAATCGTAGGTACCCAGTCCCAAAAACGGGAAAAGAAACGGCAGCCTACGGTGATCACAGCAGGAAAAGTAAGGGCAGATCGTTCTCGTAGCAGGCAGCCTAAAAAGGTGGAGGAAAAAGCAGGAGAAGAGCGGTCATCAAGTCAAGGCGATGAGTGGTATTCTGTTCCATCGAGAAAAAGGAAGCACCGTCAGAAGAAAACAGGCACTGGCAAAGGGAAAAGCAGTCATCGAACACCACGGAAACGAAAATAA
- the secG gene encoding preprotein translocase subunit SecG translates to MEVFLTILLVIAALGLIATVLLQSGKSAGLSGSIAGGAEQLMGKQKARGLDALLSKLTVTFAVSFMILAVLVAFIVK, encoded by the coding sequence GTGGAAGTATTCTTAACCATCTTATTGGTCATTGCTGCCCTTGGTTTAATTGCAACCGTCTTGTTACAATCAGGGAAAAGTGCCGGCCTATCTGGATCGATTGCAGGTGGTGCAGAACAACTGATGGGTAAACAAAAAGCCCGGGGACTGGATGCATTACTATCCAAGTTAACCGTTACCTTTGCAGTATCTTTCATGATTCTTGCGGTGCTTGTTGCTTTTATTGTGAAGTAA
- a CDS encoding alpha/beta hydrolase → MTTCILIHGFTGSPYEVEPLARHLRSSGYNVITPVLAGHEENQFRSDVQWTEWIASVEKVVMEICQLEQDVILCGFSMGGMIAIYLANRYPIKKLILLSPSAYYPNLELMWNQVRGNGMTRQEGSGGTSDDWQRYMQKVRRTPLRWVWQFHQLVRFCRSAIDQVQIPTLIIQGEQDNLVPAHSAHYLYEAIPTEEKYLYFLPQSPHIICHGCEQAEIFRYVDQFLRNS, encoded by the coding sequence ATGACCACTTGCATCTTGATTCATGGCTTTACAGGCAGTCCCTATGAAGTAGAACCCCTTGCTCGCCACCTACGTTCCTCTGGCTACAATGTCATTACACCTGTTCTTGCTGGACATGAAGAAAATCAATTTCGCTCAGATGTACAGTGGACAGAATGGATCGCTTCTGTAGAAAAAGTGGTCATGGAGATTTGTCAGCTGGAGCAGGATGTAATACTCTGTGGCTTCTCCATGGGTGGAATGATCGCTATTTATCTAGCCAATCGTTATCCGATCAAGAAATTGATCCTATTAAGCCCTAGCGCTTATTACCCCAATTTGGAGTTAATGTGGAATCAAGTGCGGGGGAATGGGATGACTCGCCAGGAAGGCTCAGGGGGAACTTCGGATGATTGGCAACGCTACATGCAGAAGGTAAGACGTACCCCATTACGCTGGGTCTGGCAATTTCATCAACTGGTACGCTTCTGCCGATCAGCCATCGATCAAGTTCAAATACCAACCTTAATCATCCAAGGAGAGCAGGACAATTTAGTGCCTGCTCATAGTGCCCACTATTTATATGAGGCCATTCCAACGGAAGAAAAGTACCTGTATTTTCTTCCCCAATCACCGCACATTATCTGTCACGGTTGTGAACAAGCAGAGATATTTCGCTATGTGGACCAGTTTTTAAGGAATTCATAA
- the gpmI gene encoding 2,3-bisphosphoglycerate-independent phosphoglycerate mutase, whose product MKHRPVALIVMDGFGYREMKEGNAILHANTPNLDQYWNQYPHGLLGASGMSVGLPEGQMGNSEVGHLNLGAGRIVYQEFTRISKSIADGDFFRNEVLLKAIQHVKKHRSRLHLYGLLSDGGVHSHQEHLYALLQLCKQEGINEIYVHAFLDGRDVAPDSAKGYIKELEAKMVQLGVGQMATIHGRYYAMDRDHRWERVEKSYRALVDGEGVKAHDPVAAVDQSYAKGIYDEFVLPTVLVDENEKPKATIQDHDAIIAFNFRPDRMIQLSLAFTQAEFSGFERGPKAPRDLFYATFTKYSETIDAMIAYPPIGLHHTFGEIISSHGLRQLRIAETEKYPHVTFFFNGGQEQPFPGEKRVLIDSPKVATYDLKPEMSAYEVTDAVIHEIETATPDVIILNFANCDMVGHTGQMEATIKAVETVDHCLGRVVEALQKAGGIALITADHGNADYMVDEAGQTVTSHSTSPVPLIVTDQRYQLREGGVLADLAPTMLWLLELEQPEEMTGSPIIVGEAR is encoded by the coding sequence GTGAAACATCGTCCTGTTGCATTGATTGTCATGGATGGCTTCGGGTATCGAGAAATGAAAGAGGGGAATGCCATCCTACATGCCAATACACCTAATCTTGATCAGTATTGGAACCAATACCCCCATGGATTATTGGGGGCTAGTGGAATGAGTGTGGGTCTTCCTGAAGGACAGATGGGAAATTCAGAGGTGGGCCATCTAAATTTGGGAGCCGGTCGCATTGTATATCAGGAGTTTACGCGAATTTCCAAATCCATTGCCGATGGAGACTTTTTTCGCAATGAGGTTCTCCTCAAGGCGATTCAGCATGTAAAGAAACATCGTTCTCGCCTGCATCTATATGGTTTACTCTCTGATGGAGGGGTACATAGTCATCAAGAACATCTTTACGCCTTGCTTCAGTTATGCAAGCAGGAAGGAATCAATGAGATCTATGTCCATGCCTTCTTAGATGGCCGAGATGTTGCACCGGACAGTGCGAAAGGCTATATCAAGGAGCTAGAAGCAAAAATGGTCCAGTTGGGTGTAGGTCAAATGGCCACTATTCATGGTCGTTACTATGCCATGGATCGTGATCACCGTTGGGAACGGGTGGAGAAATCCTATCGAGCATTGGTGGATGGTGAGGGAGTAAAAGCCCATGACCCCGTTGCAGCAGTGGATCAATCGTATGCTAAGGGAATTTATGATGAATTTGTCCTACCCACAGTACTCGTTGACGAAAATGAAAAGCCTAAGGCAACGATCCAAGATCATGACGCGATCATCGCCTTCAATTTCCGTCCGGATCGGATGATTCAATTATCCTTAGCCTTTACACAAGCAGAGTTTTCAGGCTTTGAACGAGGACCCAAGGCGCCTCGTGATCTCTTCTATGCTACGTTTACCAAGTATAGTGAGACCATCGATGCCATGATTGCTTATCCACCCATTGGCTTACATCACACCTTTGGTGAGATCATCTCTTCCCATGGTTTACGGCAACTTCGGATCGCTGAGACCGAGAAGTATCCTCATGTTACCTTCTTCTTTAATGGCGGTCAGGAACAACCATTCCCTGGAGAAAAACGTGTTCTCATCGATTCACCGAAGGTTGCCACCTATGACTTAAAGCCAGAGATGAGTGCTTATGAGGTAACTGATGCAGTGATTCACGAGATTGAAACCGCCACACCCGATGTGATCATCTTGAACTTTGCCAACTGTGATATGGTTGGGCACACAGGTCAGATGGAAGCGACAATTAAGGCTGTGGAAACAGTAGATCACTGTCTTGGCCGCGTGGTGGAAGCATTACAGAAGGCTGGTGGCATCGCTTTGATCACAGCGGATCATGGCAATGCCGATTACATGGTTGATGAGGCAGGGCAGACGGTAACCTCACACAGCACCTCACCGGTTCCATTGATTGTAACCGATCAGCGTTATCAGTTACGAGAAGGCGGAGTGCTAGCTGATCTTGCGCCAACCATGCTCTGGTTATTAGAATTGGAGCAACCGGAAGAGATGACGGGAAGTCCCATTATCGTTGGCGAAGCGAGATAA
- a CDS encoding PCYCGC motif-containing (lipo)protein, with the protein MKRRIGSLLLLLMFISILGTACSNQGDTQLLLPNYATSKGWKVEDAYGKAAQYPQVLASVPCYCGCGTIGHKSNLDCFIGELGPNQEVISWDSHGSTUDICVNIAREAVAEWEDGKSLREIHLNIVEKYEQYGDPTPTSIPDEGRE; encoded by the coding sequence ATGAAACGAAGAATAGGTAGCTTACTATTGCTGTTAATGTTCATTAGCATACTTGGAACAGCCTGTAGTAATCAAGGAGATACGCAACTTCTTCTCCCCAACTATGCAACATCCAAAGGGTGGAAGGTGGAGGATGCATATGGGAAGGCAGCTCAATATCCACAGGTACTTGCTAGTGTTCCCTGCTATTGTGGCTGTGGTACCATAGGACATAAGAGTAATCTAGATTGTTTCATTGGCGAGTTGGGTCCTAACCAAGAAGTGATCAGCTGGGACTCCCATGGCTCGACTTGAGACATCTGCGTGAATATCGCCCGGGAGGCGGTAGCAGAATGGGAAGATGGCAAGTCTTTACGTGAGATACATCTAAATATCGTGGAGAAGTATGAACAGTATGGAGATCCTACACCGACATCCATACCCGACGAAGGAAGGGAATAA
- a CDS encoding antitoxin VbhA family protein: protein MHINVVNWSRRGMIMVRKNNHKKSKSALMHAKASLEIEGIHFTTQEEQLLLERANGRLSYSEFIARAREIAKNV, encoded by the coding sequence ATGCATATTAATGTAGTAAATTGGAGCAGAAGAGGAATGATTATGGTGAGGAAAAATAATCATAAGAAAAGCAAGAGCGCTCTAATGCATGCCAAAGCATCCCTTGAAATTGAAGGGATCCATTTTACTACACAGGAAGAACAGTTGTTATTAGAAAGAGCTAATGGACGATTAAGTTATTCAGAGTTTATAGCTCGCGCTAGAGAAATTGCCAAAAATGTATAA